In the genome of Thermoproteus tenax Kra 1, the window CCCCCAACCCAAGTTTGCCGACAACGCAACTTTTAGGGACTCGGCGAAATTATTTTCGCCCATAGTCTACCAAAAAAATAATTACTATTATAAACTTTTTTCTTTAATGCTATTTTTATTTATTCCAATAATATTCATTAAATAATTAATTAATAAATAAATTGATTTATATTAATAATATATTTAATTTATATAGAAGTCTTTTTATAAATTATGTTTATACTATTTTTATTTATATTCTTTCTCTTTTTTAGTGGATTGGGCCATCTCGGCCAGAGATGCATACACAGCCATCGGCAAAGCCTATGAGGAGTCCAGGAGGAGGCCTATTTTGGTGTCGGATTTAGCCGTTTTTGGCCCCAAGGCGCTAGACATAGGCTCCGGCAGAGGCGCTCAGCCCGCCTATTTTGAGGCAGAACACCCCTACGTAGTTCACTGCGATCTGTCCCCCGAGCTAATCCCGCAGGGCTCAGAGGCCGTGTTGTGTGAGGCCACTATGTTGCCCTTCAGATCGGGCGCGTTCGATGTAGTATACGCAGTTGCGGTCTTTCACCATCTGCCCCCAGGCGCCTTAATTAGGGCCGTCGCCGAAGGCCTTAGGGTCGGCAGAAGGCTCGTGGCCACCACCTGGCTACTCCCAGGAGGAGGCGGAGAGCGCCGCGAAATAGCGTGGAGGTGGAAGTCTCGCGCCGTGCGGACCTACTATGTCTACGGCCTCTCCGACTTGGCCTCAGCTGTATCGGCGGCAGGCGGAAGGCCGTTAATGCTGACATACCTAAGGAGGGGGCGCCGTCTGAACTCTTTAGTCCTCGCAGAGAGGATCGGCCCTTCGAATGCCCAAGGGCAGAAAAAGAAATAGAGAAGAGCAGTCAGTTGCGTGATTCGTAGACCTAAGCCGGAAGACGACGGGGCGGAGGTCTCGCCCATCAAGAGGCCCGTCAGAGCCGCCAGCGGCGTCCACGTAGTCGCCGTTATGACGGGGCCTCTCAGCTGTCCGGGGGAATGCGTGTTCTGCCCCACGGCGAGGGGCGTGCCCAAGTCGTATCTGCCCGACTCGCCCGCCGTGTTGAGGGCTCTGAGGGCCAGATACGACCCCTATAGGCAAGTTATGGCCAGAATAAAGAATTATCTAGCGGGAGGCCACGAGCCCAACAAAATCGAGGTGATAGTTATGGGCGGGACGTTCACGGCGCTACCTCGCCAGTATCAGTTCTGGTTTGTAGGCAACGTCCTCAAGGCCTTGAACGATTATCCACAGTGGTCATCCGCCGCTCCCTCGGTCGACGTAGAGCTGGAGCAGGAGCGTAACGAGGGGGCAACGCTGAGGCTTGTGGCTCTCACTGTGGAGACCAGGCCTGACTACGTGGAGAAGCGCCATATAGATGACTTGTTGTCGCTGGGAGTCACTAGGGTCGAGCTGGGCGTACAGTCCATCTACGACGATGTTCTGAGGCTCACGAAGAGGGGCCACGGCGTTAAGGAGGTCGTGGACGCCACAGCCAGACTGAAGGACGCCGCCTATAAAGTGTGTTATCACCTCATGCCTGGGCTCCCAGGCAGCGACCCGGACAGAGACCTCGATATGTTCAGAGCCGTGTTCGAGGATCCCTCGTTCCGTCCGGACTGTGTCAAGATATATCCGACCTTCGTCGTGCCCGGGACAGAGTTGTACGAGTGGTGGAGGAGGGGCATCTATCGCTCCTACGACGAGGAGACTTGGCGGGAGCTCCTCGCCAAAATATATGCGTTGGTCCCCCCGTGGGTGAGAGTTATGAGGCTGGGCCGGGACATCCCCCTCCACCACGTGGTTGACGGGCCCAGATGGGGCAACATGAGGGAGGTCGTCGAGGAGGAGATGGAGAAGAGGGGTCTCCCGTGTAGAGAAATCCGTTGTAGAGAGGTCGGCATAAGGATGGTGCACGGCGAGCCTGTAGCTGAGCTCTCCAGATATGAGAAGATAGTGTATGAGGCGAGCGGAGGACTCGAGTATTTCTTCCAAGCTGTCGGCGATGACGGCACTTTATATGGGATCCTGAGGCTCAGAATTCCGGCGCAGCCCTGGAGGCCCGAGATAGATGCGCGCACTGCGTTGGTGAGAGAGATCCACGTCTACGGCCCCGAGGTGCCCATTGGGAGGAGGAGCGTGTGGCCGCAACACAGAGGGATAGGCCGCAGGCTGATGGAGCTCGCTGAGGGCGCGGCCGTTGAGAGCTCGGCCAAAAAAGTCGTAGTTATAGCTGGCGTCGGCGCCAGGCCCTACTTCAAAAAGCTCGGCTACTCTAGGTGTGGGCCCTATATGTGTAAAAGGCTCTAGGTGCCGGCGCTCAGCTCGGCGGCGAGGGCTGCATGGCGGCGCCTTATGATGATGTAGGCGCCGGCTCCTCCGCCGGCTGCAGCGGCTATTATAATTAACGGAAGAGGATTGAGGTTCCACACGGCCGTGTATGTGCCGGGCGCGACGACCACTACAGAGGGCGAGTTGAAGACTTGCCCGCTGGGGCTCTGCCATCCGCCGAACTGGTAGAGCAACGGCGGCGGGCTCCAGACTTGGTCTGGGCTCACCGTCACATACAACGTAGACCCTGCGTCGGCCCACGTCTCAGCCACGCTTGGTGTGCCGTATTTGCTCTGGAACGTCACTAGATACTGAGTCTTGGTTGCATAAGTTACATTCATGGGACCCTCTACGGTCACTTTGGCTGTAGGCGAGGACGGGCCGGCCTTGCCGTTAATGACCCAATAAGCAAACGCCGTACGAGTCTGACCAGATGTGCTCAAGGCCTCGGGTATGTTCAATGTGATAGTGCTCCCCTTGTCGGCCCATACAGAGCTCATGCCGTTAACTGTGCCAGGCTGTTTGACTACGACTAGATATTGGACTGAGTATATCGGATCCACCGTCAAAGGCCCTGTCACCTCAGCCGTGAAGTTGCCCGACTGGCCGTTGCTCCACCCATGGAAGTAGAGGCGGGTGCCGTTCCCGAAGTCGTAGATCAATGGCGCCGTAAATTGGACGTAGGAGTATTGATCGGCCCACAACGACTGTGAGCCGTTGACAGCCGCCGGCCATTTTGTTGTAACTAGGTACTGCATCACATAGTAGGCGGTCGTAGTGACGGGGTACGTCGTAACATAGGGCGTGAGCCCCGAGGACACTGGTTGGCCGTACTGGTCGTAGACCACGAGACCTCTCAGTCTCCAACGCGCCGTTGAGTTTATCTGTACAATGGACGGCGCCAAAACTTTATAGACCGCGGTGACCGTCGTTGGGCCATTGACGTTGACGGCTATGGAGGGCGCCGGTACGTTTATGACAGTGTTATTGACTACCCAATGGTCCAGAACCATGTCGGCTGTGGATCCCGCGCCTGCAGGACCGCCGAACATCAAGATCTGCACTCTCGGGTTTGCTGCATATACCGTTGTGCCGGCGGCCCACGTGGGGCCGGACACAAGACCAGGAGGACTTATGTCCACTCTGTATTGAAGTTGGTAGTAGAGGATAACGGGGGACTGCAGATTGCCCGATACCGATAGAGTCACATTGTTCAGAGGGGCACAACGCGAGGACTGGCTGAGGTATCTATACTGTGGTATTATCTGTACCGGGCCCACTGGCAGAAGGACTTGGGCAGTGCCGGCCACTTGGTATGTGAACGTAGATCCCGACGATACTACGTCTATGGTCTCATTGAGGCAGGGCTCGGGGCCTGTGACCTCTATAGTCGCCGCTGGATCTACTACTTTGATCATCCCTATCGCCAAACGCTGGAACTTGACGGTTCCCCAAGTCTCAACGGCTACAGTGAGGCCGTCCCACGATGTCGCCACGCTGGTGACTGGCGCACCGGCGTCCCACTCGGCCGCTAAATGGCCGTTCCAATATACCACAACTTGGCCTCCCAAGGTGCCGACGACGATGATAGAGCCGTTGCCGGAGACAGCTATTGCAGTAGGCGCTGAGGGGAGCATTGCGGTGAACTGGAGAGAGCCGTCTCTATATACGTAGAGCTGATCGTAGATGCCCACTGCGAGCGTCGATCCGTCTTGGCTCACTGCGGCGGCTACGGCGGGCGTGTTTGTGCCGTATTCCGTAATAGCGCCCGGTGTCAGATCGACTCCAAGGGGCCAGATTATGAGGTGCGGCAGACGGCCTTTGTAGAACCATACTGCGTACGGCTGAGCGCCTGGATTTGCCCCTATGAAGTACACTGTGCCTGGGTTGGACGCCAACTGTGTCACGGATGCGCCGGAGATGGCGTACAGCGCGCCTGAATATGTACCGGCATAGATAGTGTTGCCGTCACGGCTGTAGGCGAGGGCCGTAACCGGCGCGCCCAGACTATAGGTCGCCTCTATGCCCTTCTCGTCAACCACAATGACTTCACCAGACTCAGTTCCAACCGCCACTTGGACGCAGTTGGTGGCGACGGCGGTTATATTTTGACGGCTCAAGCCCTTGGACCATATCATGTAGCCATACGGCGTGAACAAAGATACCACAGAATATTTAACTAAGCTTACGTTTATCAGACCCCTGCTCTGATTAACGTAGACATAGTATATATAGGGTCTGTCGACTATAGCTAGACAGCCTCCGTAGGCGTTAGTGGCTATCAGTGGATAGTGCGCAGCCGCGCTCCATATCGTGCCGCCGTTCTCGGCGATTATATTGACGCCCGTCTGAGTTGCTTGGTATATCAAGTCCAGACTCTCAGTGCCCAGGATATAGGCGGAGGCCAGATAGGCCCCCAACACTACGGCCAGTAATAAGGCTATCAACCATCTCATGGAGCATCGGTGTTGATGTTAAATATATATTTTACGTTTCTATCTTTGCCAAGTAAGGGGAAAGGGCCCTCGACAGGCCCTCGGGTAGTGACGACTTATATTGGTCTATAAGGCTCAACATGACCAACGAGGGCAATTCGCCGGGAGAGAACCCCCGGCTCCTGAGGTAGAAGACCTTCTCGTCGTCCAACGATGCGTCTGCGGCCGAGTGCTTCGCGCCCAAGACGTCACCCGTGTCTATATAGAGGACGGGCTGAGTTACGGCCACGGCCTCGGGCGATGCTATGTACGACACGCCCTCAGCCACGCTCTCGCTCCATCTGCCTTGCTTCGTTATTCTCCCCAAGGCCCTCTGGATCACCCATGCCCTGTCTCTAGATATGGCGATCAGCCTTATCCTGCTCCTTCCGTACTCTCCATCGTTCACAGAGGCCACGTAGTGGTGTATTTTGGAATCGCCGGCGCCTACGTCAAGCCCTACTACGTCCACAGAGGATCTTTCCCCTTGTACTACATACTCTTCGATTACACTATTCATGGAGCCCGAGTAAGCTAGAGGCCTAGCCACTACGGACGTTCTGGATCCCACGGACGTCCTGACCAATACGTAGTGGGGTCCCCCCGCCGAGATGGAGACTGTTGAGAGGTTGAGCGATGATCCATCGCCGACTGTTCCCTCCACTATTACGGCGTTGAGCACGTCGCCAAAGCTCTCCGCCAAGATCACTACGTCGCCCTCGAAGCCGCTCTCAACATCGAGATAGAGATATGCCGCTGAGAATGCCCTCTGGCCCGATGCAGATGCTCTGATCACAACGGGCGCATTGGGCCGTCCCCACAACTTGACGTGGACGGCCTCAAGTACCTTCGAGAAGATGAGGGCTTGCATCTTGTTCTCAATAGTAATATAGCGGAGGGGCGCCTCGTCGGAGGCCCACGCCTCGACGCCCCCACAAGAGCCTACTCCTGCCAGTGTTCCGTTAACCACTGAGACCTCGCAAGGGGCAGGGCTTGCGCTAAGTCGCGGGGCATCTGCTGTATAGCCCTCATATTTAGACCAATCGATATAGTGTTTAACGCCGGGCGAGTCGGCGTACTCTTGATACGGTAACTTAGCAACGAGCTCCGCGGCGCGAGCTTTCAGCTCGTTCAACTTCACAGAGGAATCGTTTTCTATTATTAAAAACAGAGAGTCAATGGAGGAGGTATCGGCCGGTGCCGTAGTATTCTTCGAGAGCGGGGGGAAGATCGAGTACCTGTTGCTCCACTATCCGGCCGGCCACTGGGATTTCCCCAAGGGGAACATCGAATTCGGCGAATCGCCGGAGGAGGCCGCATTGAGAGAAATAAAAGAGGAGACAGGACTAGACGTAGAGCTCATCACTACATTCCGTGAGGAGATCGAGTACTTCTACTACAGGGGCGGCAAGAGGATCAGAAAGAGGGTCATCTACTTCTTGGCCAGGGCGCGATCTAAGGACGTCAGACTTTCGTGGGAGCACAGCGGCTTCGTCTGGCTACCTTTCGATGAGGCGTTATCTCGGACCACTTACGAAAATTCCAGACGCGTTCTAGCGAGGGCCCACGCCTATATAAGAGAAAGGCTCGTAGGCCGTTGATCCAGGGGGCTCAAGGCCGTATTTTCCACAGTTTTCAATGCGATGGCACCGCTTCAACGGCTATCCGCCATAGGGCGAGACCCCCGTAGAGTCGCCGCCAGCTGTAGAGGGGTTGAGGATGTTGATCTCTCACTAGATTTCCTCAATAGAGAAGGCTTGGTCGGCCAGAGATCTGAGCACTGTGCACTGCTCCGTCATCATCGACCAGAGCCTCGATTCAACCTCGCCCAGACGGCGTCCCTCATCTGGAAGATAGGAGAGGAGCGCTCTGATGAGGGCGGCCGCCCTCGCGAGGGCCTCGGGGCACCCCAGCCCTCTGTTCGCCTGGAGCGCCCCCTCGCCTCCCAGCCTCGATATGACCTCGTCGGGGACCTCGGCCGCCGCTGCGATGAACCTCGCGGGGTCGTCCAAGGCGTTTTTGAGCTTATTTATAGTTTCGTCGAGGGCTTTGACCGTCTTCATGATCAGCTCGAAGTTGTGTTTGCCCAGGACGCGCTCCAGAGTTTTGAAGAACAACGCGCTGTCGCCCATTATCTTCTCCGGCCTCACTCCGGCGGCCCTCAGCTTGGTCAAGATCATGGTCCTCGTGGTCTCATCTAAGTACGCCAAAAACGCAGACGGAGTCATGACAACCTTGAATACGCCATTTTTAAAATGCTGAGTTTAGACATCAGATCTGGGGCCATTGCGTGTCTCCTCCCTTAGGACTTTGACGAGCTCCCGCGCTATCTCCTGCCTCTTCTCGTAGAGGCCCTTATAGAAGGTCTTGAACTCTCCTCTGATTGTCTCTAATACCTTCTTAACGTCAGCGCGACCAACCGCTATGTCTTGGAGGGCGGCCTCCATTTTAGACCTAACTGTCGGGTCTATTATTGGCCTTGCATGGTTCATCAACGAGCTGGCCAGAGTCATGCCAAGCTTTGTGGGCACACAACGGCCGCCAACTATCCTCATGTATCCTCTTATTACGTTGGTGTGTATATGGTCTTGCATAGTGGCATCCGTCCCTATTCCGTACTTTTTCATCAGCCTCAAGAGCTCCGACTCGCTCATCCGAGGAGGGGGCTCCGTCTTCTTTTTCTCAATTTTTGCTGAGACCATCCTGGCCCAGACGCCGGCTTGTACCCTCGGCAGGCGCCTATCCTCTTCCTCCTCATAGGGATATATTTCCCAATATCCTCTTTCTATTATCCTTCTGCCCTCTGCCTCTAGAACCAGCGGGCCGAACGCCACAGCGATCCTCTGGCGCTCCACGATCGCTGGCGGGCTCAAAGTGGCCAAGAAGTGTCTGACTACAAACTCGTAGAGCTTCCACGCCCTTGTCCCCAACGCCCGTTCTACTTCAGCTTTAGTCGCACCTCGGGTGGGGTAGATGGGCGGGTGTGCTCTGTCGTCCGAGTTGCCGCGGGTGGGCGATATAGGGCCTCTCAAGAGCCGCTCGGCGTATTGGCCAAACTGGGTATTGGTCAGTTCCTCCAACACAGCCCTCAGATCTAAAGTGGGCGGATATATCGTCGTCTCAGTGCGTGGATAAGAGATATAGCCCCTTCGATAAAGCTCCTCGGCTGTGTCCAACGCGGCCTTTGCTCTGATGTTCAGCCATTTGCTCGCCCTTCTCTCGAGCTCCACAGTATCTAGAGGCGCCGGCGGCTTAACCCTAGTCTCCTCGAATCTCGCCTCGATCACTTTACCCAACGAGACTCTAGCCGCTCTCACGGCCGCCTCGGCCTCCTCCCTCGCCTTGAACGGCCTCGAGCGAGCCTCAAAGGAGCCCGCCTCGGTCTCAACGATGCCCTTGACTACATAGTACTCCTCGGGCTTGAAGTTGAGACGCTCCAGCTCTCTTGACACAACTAGGCCCAACACGGGCGTCTGGCAAGGCCCGTAGCTGAGGAACTTCCCAAACGGAAGCGCCTTGTTGTCTACCTCCCTCACGGCGAGCGTCAAAAGCCTTGTGAAGGCTGCCCCTATTGTCAAATCGCTCACCATCCTTGCGAAGACCTTCTCGACTACTTTGAGATCCAGCTCCACAGGGCGCTCAAACGCCTGTACTATATCCTTCTTAGTAACAGCGTTGAATCTCACTCTCTTGAACCGCGCGCGGGGGTTAACGGCCCTCACTTGGAGCACGACCTCATAGGCTATTGCCTCGCCCTCTGAGTCGGCGTCAAGAGCCAGGTACACCTCGTCTTCGTCCCGGGCCAACGCCCTTAAGGCATACAGATATTTTATTGTCTCGTCCCGAGGAACCAACACGGTTATCTTATCGAAGAGCTCCACGGGCTCCAGGGCATTCCACTTGTTCAGCTCTTGTGGGAAGTCGAAGTCGAGGATGTGGCCGCTGAGGCCCAAGCTGACCGCTTGTCTGTCCTTATACTTAAACCTATATGCCATCACGCCAGATATTTTGAAGTAGGAATAGGATGTGGCTAAATATTTGGCTATAGCCTGTGCCACAGATCTCTTCTCAGCAACGATGAGCACATCTTAATGGGCGCCACACTATAAAAGCGTGAAATATAAAAAACTCAACCGAGCTTACTACCGACCGCAGAGGGCCCCGTCTGGGGCGCTGTGATGCCGGCTCGGTCGGTCCCCCTTGACATACATATATCCACAACTTTTTTATATGAGGAAGTACCATGAGGGCATGTCAGGCGAGGAGACAGGAGGCGAGGAGAAGCCGTTGAAGAGGCCGCCGTTGCAGAGGACGCCGCAACAGCCCCCTCCGCCCCCTCCGCCTCAACCAATGCCTCAAGCCCAACAGCCGTTGCCGCCGCCCCCGCCTCCTCCGCCGCCCTTGACGGCCACAGGTCCCTACCCTTACCCATATCCGCCTAGGGCCACCCAACGCGCATATCCTCCGCCTCCTCCGCCGCCTCTTCAGACGCAGCCTGCGCCCTCCCAACAAGTCCCTCCGCCTTCGCCCGCTAGAAGGCCGCAGACGGCAAGCGCCACTACAGCGGCGCCACAAATATTGCCCCTCGTGGGGGCCGTGGTGGGTCTTGTGGGAGCGGCTCTGGGCGTCATGGCCTTTGTGCTCTCTTTAGGCGATCTGGGCCGCGCCGTTGAGATGCTGGCCGTGTCGCTGGCGGCCACCGATGTGGTGTTGGCCTTGGCCCTATTCACTCTGTGGAGGGCTTTCTTCAGAAAGAGGTGAAGGCGAGGAGCTAGGTCTCCGCAGATATGGCGTTCTAGCTGGACTGATGGGCCGCCTTACGTCGGGCGCTGGGCCTCAACCTACTCCTGCGGCATTTTGGCTTTCAGCTCTGTTGGTCTCGCGTTTATGGCGATGGAAGGTGCTCTAACCGGCCAGGTCCTTAATGACCCCTCCCCGTCTAGGCGGGGGCTGTACAGCGGCGATCTCTCCCGTTGTCCCCCTTAGGGTTAATGGGCACTCGGCGGAGCGGGCATTGTGGCGGGGCGTCCCCCCGCTCTCTTCATCTGCTCTGCCATAAAAATATAGCTTAGAACCATCTCCGCTCTAAAGAGCGAGGCTTTCTGTAGCAAAAAACTCTCTGAGATATTTCCTCAACTCCTCCTCGCCCTCGGCCAACTGGGCCCCCCTCAATATGTCCTTGAGGTTTAGGTAGAGCTCCGGCTCCAGATATCTATAGTCCAGGAAGATGAGGGCGCCTCTGTCATCCGGCGACCTAAACAGCCGACCTACCGCTTGTCTCACCTTTATAACTGCGTTATAGAGATATACAGCGCTCCACGCGGCCTCGGCTCCGAGCGTAGGAGTAAGCTCTTCGACCCTCTTGTCCAAGAAGTAATCTCTATCGGGAAACGGCACTCCGACCACAGCTACGGCGGCCAGAAGGTTTCTCCCCTCCTTGACGTACTCAACGCCCTCGGCCAACTTCCCGCCGGCCACGGCGAAGACCGCAAACTTCTCCTCCAACGGTATGTCCTCCAAGTCTGTGTCTCTGGCCTCGACATAGAGAGGTATCTTGAACGACAAATACTTCCTCACGCCTTTTAACACGTCGTAGCTGGGAAATACGACGAGGATGCCTCCAGGCGTCTCCGTTATAACTGCGGCCAACCTCTTGGCTATTGCCTTGTACATCTCCTCTCCCCTCGACGTGAACTTAGTAGTAACCCCCTTGTCTATTATAGCAATGAAGTTACCGCTCTTGACAAATCTATCGAGCGGTACATCGAAGGTCGCCGTCGGCCTAGTTGTGGGCAGGGCCTTAAGAAATAGATCTATCGGCAGAGATCCGCTGATGAGCGCCACGGCCTTGGCCGCGTTTATCACATTGGCTATTAATCTGTTAACATCGTAGGGCACAGCCCTCAGCTTAAGTCCATCCTCTGAGGTCTCGGCCACTACTACGTATCTGCCGCTGCTCTTCAACGTCTTGACGAACTCCGCTATAGATACTATGGGCGAGTAAGGCGTTAAACCCTCGTCGATCATCCTCTTGATTACCTCCAAGGCAGACCTCTCGAGGCTCCCCGGCTCATCAAACAGAGCTAACACGTCTCCGATCGACAACGGGCCGGGCCTTATCTCACGGAGGCTCTTGGCGGCTCTATACAACATGGCCGCCACATCGCTTAGGCCGTACCGTTCTGCGTCAGATCTCGCCCTCCTTATATCGGCCTCGGTTATCTCGACGGAGTTTATAGAGGCCACCGCGTCGGGCAAAGAGTGGGCCTCGTCGACTATCAACACGCTTTTGCCCAAGTCGACCCACTGTTCAGCCCTGGGGCTGAAGACGTAGAAATATGTCGCTACAACCACTTGCGCCTCCATAGTCAACACTTTGGCCGTCTCGTACGCACAAGTGCCGGCCTCACACGCCGCCTTAATAAACGCCTTGGGAGTCAGCGGCGTCCGTAGCTCTAGGGGCTTCGGCGGATAGTATTGACATTTGCCCAAAGCCCTAAGATATCTACACTCAGCTAAAAACTCTGCGTAGGGCAAGCCTCTGAGCTCCCTGTAACAACACATATCTTGTTTATTTCTGAGGAAGGCGACTTTCAGCTCAACCCCTTTGGACTTAAGCCTCGATAGCTCTCTGAGAGGCTGAAGCATCTCGTTCTTCACTCTGACAAGATAGAGCACCCTGGCCCCGCTCTCCTGCGCATAAGCCAAGGCGGCCGCGAGCGCTGCTGCAGTCTTACCCAACCCAGTGGGCGCGTTGGCCACAACCACTTTACCTGATCTAAATCCCTCTAGAATGGCCACCGCTAACTCTCGTTGGAATGGCCTGAACTGATCGTAGGAGAAAAAACGCTCCACGAGCCGTCCTCCTGGTCAGGTAAAAAGCTTATTGAAGAAACCTTCTCGACGTAAAAGAGGTCGATTTAAGTCTCCCAAGGCCCAAGTCGGCCGCAAGCTTGCCCATCGCGGGCCCGAAGGTCCAACCCAGTCTACATGCGCCAGTCGCGACCACAAGCCGTTCGCCTATTTTCTCCAAGATGGGGAGGCCGTCGGGCGTACACGGCCTGTATCCGACCGCCATGTCTATAACCTCCACATCACCGAATAGTTTACGCGCGGCTTCCAACACCTTTGCCGACGGCGAATGATCCTCAGTTGAGTCTAAGTCGAATCTCCCAGTGACCTTGACCCAACCACTCAGAGGCACCACCGCGATGCCTGTGTCCGCCAAGTCTATGAACATTGCGCGCGGCCTCTGTGCAGTCTTCAGCCTATAGCCGTAGCCCTTAAACGGCGCCACTGGCGCTCCAAGTAGCTTGGCGGTCCTCCAGCCCGCCGCAACGACGACTAAATCGGCCTCGACTCTTTTGCCTGCTACGACTACGTAGCCATCGCCGATCTCGTCGGCGCTCGCCCTCACGTGCCGCGCGTCTGCCTCGGAGATCAGTCTCTCAACGGCTAAGTCCGTAGAAAGCTTGGCGGCCTCAAGATAGGCTATCGCCGGTCTCCCCTCCAGCTCTGATACCTCAAATTTGGGATTCAGAGGATCGCGTCTGAGCTCCTCGGCCTCTCGCTCAACGTCCTTGACTAGCTCGTACAACGGCTCCTCTGCGTAGTCGAAGTCGTTCTTTTCCTCGGCTAGTCTTCTGTACTCTGACCACGAGAACTTGCCCATATCTCTGATCTGCTCCCATGTCTCAGGCCCGGGATCTCTATCGTACACTCTCGCATATGCCATCAGCCATTTTAGGTCGATGTGGCGTATCCTTGCCGCCCCCCTACTTAACATCAATAGATAGGAGGTTGGATACCCCTTGACGTTGATTCTGTTAATCTTAAACCTAGTGAACTCCAGAATGCCTGCGGCGGCTCTCGACGTCTCCCCCAAGCTCTGTTGGTCAACCACGACGACGTCAACGCCCTCCCTCCTGAGATAGTAGGCCGTGAAGAGGCCCACGATGCCTCCGCCGACCACTATGGCCCTCATATAATATAGCATAATGCTTGCTTAATATAATTTAGAGAGTCGGCGACGACCCTACGGGGACCTACTGAGCTGAGCCTGGCATTATTCCTCCTCGCCTTCCAGTATCATTTCTCTAGCCTCTGCGACGAGAAATCCCAAGACGATCAGCCCCATGAACGTAGATACGATGCCCGGCTGTATTCCGCCTATGCTCTGTAGAGCGATGTAAGTAGTCAACACGGTGGCGGCCACGGACAACGCCAGCTCCCACCATCTTTTCGAGATCCTCTTCAGCGATATACGGAGGAGGGACAAATTGGCCGACACATGGACCACTGTGTTGGCCAACATAGCGAGGAACCCCATCGTAGTGAAGGCCGTTGAAAGGTCAGGCGCAGTTGCGACAATCGGATATAACGCGACAGCATAGAGACCTATGGCGGCCAACCCAGCGTAAAGGGGACCCGACTTGGCGTGGACTTTGTTAAACAGAGATGGCAGGAATCCGTGATAGGACATAGCGTAGATCGTTCTGGAGGTAGCCACCATGAAGGCCAGTGTAGCCAGAATGCCGTCATTAAGCGCTGCGAAGAACACGAAGGCGAGTGTGAGGAGGCCGAATCTGTCCGCTATCAGTTGCAACATCGAACTTCCCCCTCCTACGTAAATTATGTGATCTGCCACAGCGTATATATCAAGCGCCGCAAGGCTACCCCCCAACAAGATCACCGTCACTACTGCAAGCGGCACGTTTCTCTTCGGGTTCTTGACCTCGCCAGAGACGGGCGTTATAGAGCCGTAGCCCGTGGGAATAGCCGCGCCGAGCAGTGTGTGCTGAGGCAAGCGCCGTGGGTACAGCCGGGGAGTTGAATGGATTATAGAACCGCCAGCCGGTCGACGCTATAAACATGAATGCGAGGGCCGCCATGATGCCCGCCTCCAAGCCGCTGGCGATCATGGCGTATTTCGCCGTAGGCTTTATGCCCAATATGAGGAACGCACGAAGATACTGCGAAGATCCCGGTCA includes:
- a CDS encoding class I SAM-dependent methyltransferase, which translates into the protein MDWAISARDAYTAIGKAYEESRRRPILVSDLAVFGPKALDIGSGRGAQPAYFEAEHPYVVHCDLSPELIPQGSEAVLCEATMLPFRSGAFDVVYAVAVFHHLPPGALIRAVAEGLRVGRRLVATTWLLPGGGGERREIAWRWKSRAVRTYYVYGLSDLASAVSAAGGRPLMLTYLRRGRRLNSLVLAERIGPSNAQGQKKK
- a CDS encoding SufD family Fe-S cluster assembly protein; its protein translation is MKLNELKARAAELVAKLPYQEYADSPGVKHYIDWSKYEGYTADAPRLSASPAPCEVSVVNGTLAGVGSCGGVEAWASDEAPLRYITIENKMQALIFSKVLEAVHVKLWGRPNAPVVIRASASGQRAFSAAYLYLDVESGFEGDVVILAESFGDVLNAVIVEGTVGDGSSLNLSTVSISAGGPHYVLVRTSVGSRTSVVARPLAYSGSMNSVIEEYVVQGERSSVDVVGLDVGAGDSKIHHYVASVNDGEYGRSRIRLIAISRDRAWVIQRALGRITKQGRWSESVAEGVSYIASPEAVAVTQPVLYIDTGDVLGAKHSAADASLDDEKVFYLRSRGFSPGELPSLVMLSLIDQYKSSLPEGLSRALSPYLAKIET
- a CDS encoding bis(5'-nucleosyl)-tetraphosphatase, with translation MEEVSAGAVVFFESGGKIEYLLLHYPAGHWDFPKGNIEFGESPEEAALREIKEETGLDVELITTFREEIEYFYYRGGKRIRKRVIYFLARARSKDVRLSWEHSGFVWLPFDEALSRTTYENSRRVLARAHAYIRERLVGR
- a CDS encoding elongator complex protein 3, with the translated sequence MIRRPKPEDDGAEVSPIKRPVRAASGVHVVAVMTGPLSCPGECVFCPTARGVPKSYLPDSPAVLRALRARYDPYRQVMARIKNYLAGGHEPNKIEVIVMGGTFTALPRQYQFWFVGNVLKALNDYPQWSSAAPSVDVELEQERNEGATLRLVALTVETRPDYVEKRHIDDLLSLGVTRVELGVQSIYDDVLRLTKRGHGVKEVVDATARLKDAAYKVCYHLMPGLPGSDPDRDLDMFRAVFEDPSFRPDCVKIYPTFVVPGTELYEWWRRGIYRSYDEETWRELLAKIYALVPPWVRVMRLGRDIPLHHVVDGPRWGNMREVVEEEMEKRGLPCREIRCREVGIRMVHGEPVAELSRYEKIVYEASGGLEYFFQAVGDDGTLYGILRLRIPAQPWRPEIDARTALVREIHVYGPEVPIGRRSVWPQHRGIGRRLMELAEGAAVESSAKKVVVIAGVGARPYFKKLGYSRCGPYMCKRL
- a CDS encoding WD40 repeat domain-containing protein, with amino-acid sequence MRWLIALLLAVVLGAYLASAYILGTESLDLIYQATQTGVNIIAENGGTIWSAAAHYPLIATNAYGGCLAIVDRPYIYYVYVNQSRGLINVSLVKYSVVSLFTPYGYMIWSKGLSRQNITAVATNCVQVAVGTESGEVIVVDEKGIEATYSLGAPVTALAYSRDGNTIYAGTYSGALYAISGASVTQLASNPGTVYFIGANPGAQPYAVWFYKGRLPHLIIWPLGVDLTPGAITEYGTNTPAVAAAVSQDGSTLAVGIYDQLYVYRDGSLQFTAMLPSAPTAIAVSGNGSIIVVGTLGGQVVVYWNGHLAAEWDAGAPVTSVATSWDGLTVAVETWGTVKFQRLAIGMIKVVDPAATIEVTGPEPCLNETIDVVSSGSTFTYQVAGTAQVLLPVGPVQIIPQYRYLSQSSRCAPLNNVTLSVSGNLQSPVILYYQLQYRVDISPPGLVSGPTWAAGTTVYAANPRVQILMFGGPAGAGSTADMVLDHWVVNNTVINVPAPSIAVNVNGPTTVTAVYKVLAPSIVQINSTARWRLRGLVVYDQYGQPVSSGLTPYVTTYPVTTTAYYVMQYLVTTKWPAAVNGSQSLWADQYSYVQFTAPLIYDFGNGTRLYFHGWSNGQSGNFTAEVTGPLTVDPIYSVQYLVVVKQPGTVNGMSSVWADKGSTITLNIPEALSTSGQTRTAFAYWVINGKAGPSSPTAKVTVEGPMNVTYATKTQYLVTFQSKYGTPSVAETWADAGSTLYVTVSPDQVWSPPPLLYQFGGWQSPSGQVFNSPSVVVVAPGTYTAVWNLNPLPLIIIAAAAGGGAGAYIIIRRRHAALAAELSAGT